The following proteins are co-located in the Rippkaea orientalis PCC 8801 genome:
- a CDS encoding PstS family phosphate ABC transporter substrate-binding protein, whose protein sequence is MEIPIKCYFLNFKRVGVAIASLLMLPACSQVSSNDIKPIKVDGSSTVYPITQAVLKAYQQQPAWKQVKDLSIEDNFSGTGGGFKKFCDGETDINAASRPIMIEEMAACNQNQVRYIEIPIAFDALTVVVNPKNNWTNTLTVTQLQTAWEAKAEGKITQWNQVDPTYPNNPLNLYGPDKKSGTYDYFREAVLGPNQDTRQDYVFSADDEALVNGVSQDPNALAYFGYAYYEQNQDKLKAVGIDNGQGGVLPSRETVEANQYKPLTRPLFIYVNAKRAQENPALEDFVKFYLEAVPELVTQVGYIPLSEEGYHLAKIQFQRFEVGTVFDGKPQIDLTIGELLRKQAKFQ, encoded by the coding sequence ATGGAAATTCCCATTAAATGCTATTTTCTCAATTTTAAACGGGTAGGAGTAGCGATCGCGTCTCTTTTGATGCTACCTGCCTGTAGTCAAGTGTCGTCTAATGACATCAAACCGATCAAAGTTGATGGTTCAAGTACTGTGTACCCCATCACCCAAGCTGTTCTCAAAGCGTATCAACAGCAACCGGCTTGGAAACAGGTCAAAGATCTCTCCATTGAAGATAATTTTTCAGGAACCGGAGGAGGGTTTAAGAAATTCTGTGACGGCGAAACCGATATTAATGCAGCCTCTCGTCCCATTATGATCGAAGAAATGGCAGCCTGTAATCAAAATCAAGTTCGGTACATTGAAATACCCATTGCTTTTGATGCCTTGACGGTTGTGGTTAACCCGAAAAATAATTGGACAAATACGCTAACGGTGACACAATTACAGACAGCTTGGGAGGCAAAAGCTGAAGGAAAAATCACTCAATGGAATCAAGTTGATCCCACTTATCCCAATAATCCCTTAAACCTTTATGGACCTGATAAAAAGTCGGGAACCTATGATTATTTTAGAGAAGCCGTTCTCGGTCCTAACCAAGACACTCGCCAAGATTATGTGTTTAGTGCTGATGATGAAGCCTTAGTCAATGGGGTTAGTCAAGATCCCAACGCTTTAGCCTATTTTGGCTATGCCTATTATGAACAAAATCAGGATAAATTAAAAGCCGTGGGCATTGATAATGGACAAGGAGGGGTTCTGCCTTCGCGGGAAACGGTAGAAGCGAATCAATATAAACCTCTAACTCGGCCGCTATTTATCTATGTTAATGCCAAAAGAGCACAAGAAAATCCAGCTTTAGAGGATTTTGTTAAATTTTATCTAGAAGCAGTCCCCGAATTAGTTACCCAAGTCGGTTATATTCCCCTTTCCGAAGAAGGTTATCATTTAGCCAAGATACAATTTCAACGATTTGAAGTAGGAACTGTCTTTGATGGCAAACCGCAAATTGATCTGACTATTGGGGAATTATTACGCAAACAAGCAAAATTTCAATAA
- the cobN gene encoding cobaltochelatase subunit CobN → MHRIAATPGGWNPNEEGVILIEQSPAPIVFLSAADTDIQTLAAVIDHLPPNFPAIRAVNLLQLQQQLSIDHYADTVLSSAQVIILRLLGGRSYWSYGLEVIKELAESLNICLFILPGDDRLDPELMSHSTVSFSQSHQLWRYFTEGGVDNWLNALKFVSDIAWKTDYHPSLPQLVPNFGTYNWHSCDTKQFNKNILILFYRSHYLAGNLKPIDALCQSLLERGLNPLPIFVSSLRDLDIQEQLITYFKTFSDNPIHLIFNTTSFSLAKINLESETSDEVALWKTLNIPILQVIFSSGTLEQWQSSFQGLNPRDVAMNIALPEVDGRIITRAVSFKSVQTWNQALETDVIIYEPVADRINFVADLANNWIKLKTTPIAERKIALILANYPNKNGRIANGVGLDTPASCLEILKALKTAGYQVTNIPETSDELMKRLTTGITNDLESQELRPIYQSLSQTDYQSYFQTLPPQIQTAINERWGHLFSNTSLKPFPIAGIQLGNVFIGIQPSRGYDLDPSLNYHAPDLEPTPHYLAYYHWLKEHFQASVIIHLGKHGNLEWLPGKSLALSSNCYPEIALETLPNFYPFIVNDPGEGSQAKRRSHAVILDHLTPPLTRAELYGDLEKLESLIDEYYEAQTLDPSRLKLISDRLIQLINQTQLNHDLGINCNPDSLAQFLTLADGYLCELKEAQIRDGLHIFGQCPPPPQLKALTLSIARSPSINRLGLTTAIAQDLTLDFNPLTTPPNTTFNPPSFPPSAPLRLCVKLTQCRTVGQAIEVLETYASELLEVRSEEKVLQATEKELHWIQTHLLPSLHQTPQEITNLLKGLDGQYVPSGPAGAPTRGRPEVLPTGRNFYSVDIRAIPTQTAWDIGRKAAEAVIERYTQEQGEYPKTLAISIWGTSTMRTGGDDVAQVLALLGVQPVWDGMSRRVVGYEILSPSVLGRPRVDVTVRVSGFFRDSFPNLLNLLYNAINEVSSLKEEKEINPLAAQVQEEQAFWEQQGLGKEEAKLKASYRIFGSKPGAYGAGLQGLIEAQNWNNDDDLATTYLNWSCYAYDEKGIGHNVLEVFKNRLKSLQIVLHNQDNREHDLLDSDDYYQFQGGLTVAVRSLTGKNPQTYFGDNSIVGNPKVRLLKEEIARVYRSRVINPKWIEGVMRHGYKGAFEMAATIDYLFAYDATANCVEDFMYQGVAEAYLFDNKVQQFIHQKNPWALRDMAERLLEANLRGLWQQVDSETLDKLRDIVHYAEGAIE, encoded by the coding sequence ATGCACCGAATTGCTGCTACCCCTGGTGGTTGGAATCCCAACGAAGAAGGTGTTATCCTCATTGAACAGAGTCCAGCCCCGATTGTTTTTCTGAGTGCAGCCGATACCGATATTCAAACTTTAGCTGCTGTTATCGACCATTTACCACCTAATTTTCCGGCAATACGGGCAGTCAATCTTTTACAATTGCAACAGCAACTCAGTATTGATCATTATGCTGATACAGTCTTATCCTCGGCACAAGTGATTATTTTGCGTTTATTAGGGGGACGTTCCTATTGGTCTTATGGGTTAGAAGTCATCAAGGAACTCGCAGAATCGCTAAATATTTGTCTTTTTATTCTACCAGGAGATGACCGTCTTGATCCTGAATTGATGAGTCATTCGACAGTCTCTTTCTCTCAAAGTCATCAATTATGGCGTTATTTCACCGAAGGAGGGGTAGACAATTGGCTAAATGCCTTAAAATTCGTCTCGGATATTGCTTGGAAAACGGACTATCATCCCTCTTTACCTCAACTGGTTCCGAATTTTGGGACTTATAATTGGCACTCTTGTGATACCAAACAATTTAATAAAAACATTCTTATTCTTTTCTATCGTTCCCATTATTTAGCTGGTAATTTAAAGCCCATTGATGCCCTTTGTCAAAGCTTATTAGAACGAGGACTAAACCCGTTACCCATTTTTGTTTCTTCTCTACGGGATCTCGATATTCAAGAACAACTGATTACCTATTTTAAAACCTTTTCAGACAATCCCATCCACCTCATTTTCAATACGACGAGTTTTTCATTAGCTAAAATCAATTTAGAGTCAGAAACATCCGATGAAGTCGCGTTATGGAAAACTCTAAATATTCCCATTTTACAAGTTATTTTCAGTAGCGGAACATTGGAACAATGGCAATCAAGTTTTCAAGGGTTAAATCCCCGTGACGTTGCGATGAATATTGCCCTCCCTGAAGTAGATGGCAGAATTATTACTCGCGCCGTTTCTTTCAAATCAGTTCAAACCTGGAATCAAGCTCTAGAAACAGATGTTATTATCTATGAACCTGTCGCTGATCGCATTAATTTTGTTGCCGACTTAGCTAATAATTGGATTAAGTTAAAAACGACTCCTATTGCTGAGCGAAAAATTGCGCTAATTCTGGCTAATTATCCTAATAAGAATGGCAGAATTGCCAATGGAGTAGGTTTAGATACTCCCGCCAGTTGTTTAGAAATTCTCAAAGCCTTAAAAACGGCAGGATATCAAGTAACAAATATTCCAGAAACCTCCGACGAATTAATGAAACGGTTAACCACTGGAATTACTAACGATCTGGAGTCTCAAGAATTACGTCCCATCTATCAAAGCCTTTCCCAAACGGACTATCAAAGCTATTTCCAAACCTTACCCCCTCAAATTCAAACCGCTATTAATGAACGTTGGGGGCACTTATTTTCAAACACTTCTCTTAAACCCTTCCCTATCGCTGGTATTCAACTCGGTAATGTTTTTATTGGTATTCAACCCTCCAGAGGTTACGATCTCGATCCCAGTTTAAATTACCATGCCCCCGACTTAGAACCGACCCCCCATTATTTAGCCTATTACCATTGGTTAAAAGAGCATTTTCAAGCATCAGTCATCATTCATTTAGGTAAACATGGCAACTTAGAATGGCTACCCGGAAAAAGCCTCGCCTTATCCTCTAATTGTTACCCTGAAATAGCCCTAGAAACCCTGCCTAACTTTTATCCCTTTATTGTCAATGATCCAGGGGAAGGTTCTCAAGCAAAACGCCGTTCTCATGCCGTTATTTTAGATCATCTAACTCCCCCCTTAACCCGCGCCGAACTCTACGGAGACTTAGAAAAACTCGAAAGCCTTATCGATGAATATTACGAAGCCCAAACCCTCGATCCCTCACGGTTAAAATTAATTAGTGATCGCCTGATCCAACTCATCAATCAAACCCAACTTAATCACGATCTTGGCATTAATTGTAACCCTGATTCTTTAGCCCAATTCCTAACCCTAGCTGACGGCTATTTATGCGAACTCAAAGAAGCCCAAATACGAGACGGACTACACATTTTTGGTCAATGTCCACCCCCTCCCCAACTCAAAGCATTAACCCTATCTATTGCCCGTTCTCCTAGTATAAATCGTCTCGGATTAACCACTGCGATCGCCCAAGATTTAACCCTCGACTTCAACCCCCTCACCACCCCTCCTAACACTACCTTTAACCCCCCCTCCTTCCCTCCCTCTGCGCCTCTGCGCCTCTGCGTGAAACTCACCCAATGCCGTACCGTAGGACAAGCGATAGAAGTTCTCGAAACCTACGCCAGCGAACTTTTAGAAGTCAGAAGTGAGGAAAAAGTCCTCCAAGCTACTGAAAAGGAGCTACACTGGATACAAACCCATCTTTTGCCATCCCTCCATCAAACCCCCCAAGAAATCACCAATTTACTCAAGGGACTCGATGGACAATACGTCCCCAGTGGACCGGCTGGAGCCCCCACCAGAGGACGACCGGAGGTGTTGCCCACCGGACGCAACTTCTACTCGGTGGATATCCGTGCTATCCCTACCCAAACCGCTTGGGACATCGGGAGAAAGGCAGCAGAGGCGGTAATTGAACGCTATACCCAAGAACAGGGCGAATATCCCAAAACCTTAGCGATTTCCATCTGGGGAACTTCCACCATGCGGACGGGAGGCGATGATGTAGCGCAGGTACTGGCATTATTGGGGGTTCAACCCGTTTGGGATGGGATGTCTCGTCGGGTAGTTGGGTATGAAATCCTTAGCCCATCGGTGTTAGGACGACCTCGCGTGGATGTGACGGTCAGGGTGTCGGGCTTTTTTAGGGACAGCTTCCCCAATTTACTAAATTTATTATACAATGCAATTAATGAGGTGTCAAGCCTAAAGGAAGAAAAAGAAATTAACCCCTTAGCAGCGCAAGTACAGGAAGAACAGGCATTTTGGGAGCAACAGGGATTAGGAAAAGAAGAAGCCAAGCTAAAGGCATCCTATCGAATTTTTGGCTCAAAACCTGGGGCGTATGGGGCAGGTTTACAGGGATTAATTGAAGCGCAAAACTGGAATAATGACGATGATTTAGCAACCACTTATCTGAATTGGAGTTGCTACGCTTATGATGAAAAAGGTATCGGACATAATGTCTTAGAAGTGTTTAAAAACCGCTTAAAATCTCTACAAATTGTGTTGCATAACCAGGATAATCGAGAACATGATTTATTAGACTCAGACGATTATTATCAATTTCAAGGGGGGTTAACCGTTGCGGTTCGTTCGTTAACAGGGAAAAATCCTCAAACCTATTTTGGTGATAATTCGATTGTGGGCAATCCTAAAGTAAGGTTATTAAAAGAAGAAATTGCACGGGTATATCGGTCTAGGGTTATTAATCCAAAATGGATCGAAGGTGTCATGCGTCATGGTTATAAAGGAGCCTTTGAAATGGCAGCAACCATTGATTATTTATTTGCCTACGATGCTACTGCAAACTGTGTAGAAGATTTCATGTATCAAGGGGTAGCAGAAGCCTATTTATTTGATAATAAGGTTCAACAATTTATCCATCAAAAAAATCCTTGGGCATTACGCGATATGGCAGAACGATTATTAGAAGCCAATTTACGAGGATTATGGCAACAAGTTGATAGTGAAACTTTAGATAAATTAAGAGATATTGTTCATTATGCAGAAGGGGCGATCGAATGA
- a CDS encoding hybrid sensor histidine kinase/response regulator, with product MTRFQDSILRRTLSMGTFEELCSLWRQLVEMGETESLLITQETILAEIPHPQAPLTREQFSLFLSPEFSALLRGTFDTIALCYQVSMSWDGEAIADFIDYLKQHLPPTSVLRDHLASFSGDQPFLVTPLQSFLITQIINILAPDSSADSQEIYTTAMVCKPVEDALRQQIAQERLLNQVIAQIRQSLNLSAILKTAVREVRSFLQVDRLVIYEFGQGTPPNSEYSQPFTSWGCVTYESKVSNSIPSLLNVVAEDGCFSHIPHYQEKYRQGAIVAIEDVEEAYSSSFCLNKFLEKYWIRAKLIAPIVVEENLWGLLIAHQCFNKREWFDSEKNFLGQIGQHLAVAIYQAQLYAQVQEQKKTFEQRVIERTQELRDTLIAAQSANHSKSEFLSNMSHELRTPLTCIIGLSGTLLHWSAQSKSLPLQKQQQYLQTIQDSGKHLLEMINEILEYSKLEAGKYVLSIQQFSLQKAAQNIHKKLRQEAVKRKINLQLELQIEPQENFFFADPERLQQILYHLLNNALKFTPEGGTVILRIWREGNEAIFQVEDTGIGIAQEQIPLLFESFQQLETSRRRTYGGTGLGLALTKQLVELHGGTIEVESILQEGSIFTVRLPNQPQRQLKSSDNLAINQSLSMGNRSIVLIESNEELATLIGELLTAANYQFIWLMDSTTAIKKVELFEPTAVILDQDLTDAYKISEALKASPKTKSIKVLLLSHQISSTEWTDISKRGIDDYLLKPIQPNLLLKRVNALMSSDDNEPDDRI from the coding sequence ATGACTCGTTTTCAAGACTCTATCCTACGCCGAACCCTATCCATGGGAACATTTGAGGAACTGTGCTCCCTCTGGCGGCAACTTGTAGAAATGGGAGAAACTGAATCCCTGTTAATTACCCAAGAGACAATCTTAGCAGAAATTCCCCATCCTCAAGCCCCTTTAACACGAGAACAGTTTTCCTTATTTTTATCCCCTGAATTTAGTGCCTTATTGCGGGGAACCTTCGATACCATTGCTTTATGCTACCAAGTTAGCATGAGTTGGGATGGAGAGGCGATCGCTGATTTTATTGACTATCTTAAACAACATCTTCCCCCCACATCTGTTTTAAGGGATCATCTGGCTTCTTTTTCTGGGGATCAACCATTTTTAGTAACGCCATTACAAAGCTTTTTAATTACTCAAATCATCAATATTTTAGCCCCAGATTCTTCAGCAGACTCCCAAGAAATTTACACCACAGCGATGGTTTGTAAACCAGTAGAAGATGCCCTACGACAACAAATTGCCCAGGAAAGGTTATTGAACCAAGTCATTGCTCAAATTCGTCAAAGTTTAAATTTATCAGCTATTCTTAAAACAGCCGTCAGGGAAGTAAGAAGTTTTCTGCAAGTTGATCGCTTAGTTATTTATGAATTTGGACAGGGAACGCCCCCTAATTCTGAGTATTCTCAACCTTTTACCAGTTGGGGCTGTGTCACCTATGAATCAAAAGTTTCTAATAGTATTCCTTCCTTACTTAATGTCGTTGCTGAAGATGGTTGTTTTTCTCATATTCCCCATTATCAAGAAAAATACCGTCAAGGGGCAATTGTGGCGATTGAAGATGTAGAAGAGGCTTATTCTTCCTCGTTTTGTTTGAACAAATTCCTCGAAAAATATTGGATAAGGGCTAAATTGATAGCCCCTATTGTGGTTGAAGAAAATCTTTGGGGATTGTTAATTGCCCATCAATGTTTTAATAAAAGAGAGTGGTTTGATAGTGAAAAGAATTTTTTAGGACAAATTGGTCAACATTTAGCCGTTGCGATTTATCAAGCTCAATTATATGCCCAAGTTCAAGAACAAAAAAAGACCTTTGAACAGCGAGTAATTGAACGGACTCAGGAACTTAGAGATACGTTAATTGCCGCCCAATCTGCTAACCATTCAAAAAGTGAATTTTTGAGTAATATGAGTCATGAATTACGAACTCCTTTAACCTGCATTATTGGCTTATCAGGAACGTTACTTCATTGGTCGGCACAAAGTAAATCTTTGCCTTTACAAAAGCAACAACAATATCTACAAACCATTCAAGATAGTGGCAAACATTTATTAGAAATGATCAATGAAATTCTTGAATATTCTAAACTAGAAGCAGGTAAATATGTTTTGTCAATTCAACAATTTTCTTTGCAAAAAGCAGCCCAAAATATTCACAAAAAACTACGACAAGAAGCTGTTAAAAGGAAAATCAATTTACAATTAGAGTTACAAATAGAACCCCAAGAAAACTTCTTTTTTGCTGATCCTGAACGACTACAACAAATTCTCTACCATTTACTGAATAATGCCCTTAAATTTACCCCTGAAGGCGGGACAGTTATTTTGCGAATCTGGCGAGAAGGAAATGAAGCTATCTTTCAAGTTGAAGATACGGGAATTGGCATTGCCCAAGAACAAATTCCTCTTTTATTTGAATCATTTCAACAGTTAGAAACTTCCCGTAGACGGACTTATGGAGGCACAGGTTTAGGATTAGCTTTAACTAAACAATTGGTGGAACTTCATGGAGGAACCATTGAAGTTGAATCAATCTTACAAGAAGGGTCAATTTTTACCGTTAGATTACCTAATCAACCCCAACGTCAACTAAAATCATCAGACAATTTAGCTATTAATCAATCTTTGTCGATGGGCAATAGAAGTATTGTTTTAATTGAAAGTAATGAAGAACTTGCTACCTTAATTGGTGAATTATTAACGGCAGCTAATTATCAATTTATTTGGTTAATGGATAGTACAACGGCTATTAAAAAAGTAGAACTCTTTGAACCGACTGCTGTTATTCTTGATCAAGATTTAACCGATGCTTATAAAATTAGTGAAGCCCTTAAAGCATCACCTAAGACTAAATCAATCAAAGTTCTTCTATTGAGTCATCAAATTTCTTCAACAGAATGGACAGATATTTCCAAAAGAGGAATTGATGATTATCTTCTCAAACCCATACAACCTAATCTTTTATTAAAAAGAGTTAATGCTTTAATGTCGAGTGATGATAATGAACCAGATGATAGAATTTAA
- the rnc gene encoding ribonuclease III: MTHFPQFKNQELLDCALTHRSYINEHFEVTEHNERLEFLGDAILQFVVSEELYRRYPELTEAQLTRLRSKLVDEPQLAQFARTLDLGQLMYLGQGAIKDGGRENPALLSDAFEAIIGAYFLDAGIEAVQYFVRSLFKEAIDNLVLPESRTVSPSIIDVKNRLQQWALEQYKQVPEYFLIEQSGPDHAKEFVFGVRINGQVLGTGKGRRKQEATKAAAQDALDKLQ, encoded by the coding sequence ATGACCCATTTTCCTCAATTTAAAAATCAAGAATTATTGGACTGTGCTCTCACCCATCGCTCTTATATTAACGAGCATTTTGAGGTAACAGAACATAATGAACGGTTAGAATTTTTGGGGGATGCCATATTACAATTTGTGGTTAGTGAGGAACTCTATCGACGCTATCCAGAATTAACGGAAGCACAACTCACTCGTTTGCGTTCCAAATTAGTCGATGAACCCCAATTAGCGCAATTTGCTAGAACCTTAGACCTGGGACAATTAATGTATCTTGGCCAGGGAGCGATTAAAGATGGTGGACGGGAAAATCCAGCTTTATTAAGTGATGCTTTTGAGGCAATTATTGGAGCCTATTTTTTGGATGCCGGGATAGAAGCCGTTCAATATTTTGTGCGATCGCTGTTTAAAGAGGCAATTGATAATTTAGTTTTGCCAGAATCTAGAACTGTTTCTCCTAGTATTATTGATGTTAAAAATCGTCTACAACAATGGGCATTAGAGCAATATAAACAAGTCCCTGAATACTTTTTAATAGAACAATCTGGACCCGATCATGCTAAAGAATTTGTCTTTGGAGTCCGCATAAATGGTCAAGTTTTAGGCACAGGAAAAGGTCGTCGCAAACAAGAAGCTACTAAAGCGGCGGCTCAGGATGCTTTAGATAAATTGCAATAA
- a CDS encoding DNA/RNA non-specific endonuclease codes for MVGYQPDFLGADQIVDLPRVSPEQTGNIVRSEQLREGFILDYPNYSVVMNGETRQAFFSAANADFRNNNGEGRSFRIDSRIDVDFQLDDIYYRNLDGIENPYDRGHLTRRAAVAWGETQKQANDASRDSCYFPNVSLQHRNFNQDEWNALERAVETNETDLNDKFNIFVGPIFTPMDRFLQPTPRLEPARIPSAFWKIIAYIGRESQQLETKAFIVFQDDMAIQGMNQVLNNPQLDPFSIYQSSTTLIEQLTGLEFPEVLFERNPLFFFANSRTTERNIVTPQLNRVTPLASNNSQIIFQQ; via the coding sequence ATGGTAGGATATCAACCAGACTTTTTAGGGGCAGACCAAATCGTAGATCTACCACGAGTATCCCCAGAACAAACCGGAAATATTGTCAGATCAGAACAATTAAGGGAAGGTTTTATTCTAGATTATCCCAATTATTCAGTGGTCATGAATGGGGAAACCAGACAAGCTTTTTTTTCAGCAGCTAACGCGGATTTTCGTAATAATAATGGTGAAGGAAGAAGCTTCCGGATTGATAGCAGAATTGATGTTGATTTTCAACTCGATGATATTTATTATAGAAATCTAGACGGCATAGAAAATCCCTACGATCGCGGTCATTTAACCAGAAGGGCGGCCGTTGCTTGGGGAGAAACCCAAAAACAAGCTAATGATGCTAGTCGAGATTCCTGTTATTTTCCCAATGTTTCGCTACAGCATAGAAATTTTAACCAGGATGAATGGAACGCCTTAGAACGGGCAGTAGAAACCAATGAAACCGACCTTAATGATAAATTTAATATTTTTGTCGGTCCAATTTTCACCCCAATGGATCGATTTCTTCAACCGACTCCCCGTTTAGAACCGGCCAGAATCCCATCCGCTTTTTGGAAAATTATTGCTTATATTGGCAGGGAATCCCAACAACTTGAAACCAAAGCATTTATTGTTTTTCAAGATGATATGGCGATTCAAGGGATGAATCAAGTCTTGAATAATCCTCAACTTGATCCCTTTAGCATTTACCAAAGTTCAACCACCTTAATTGAACAATTAACGGGACTCGAATTTCCTGAAGTATTATTTGAGAGAAATCCTCTGTTCTTTTTTGCTAATTCTAGGACAACTGAACGAAATATTGTCACCCCTCAATTAAACCGAGTGACTCCGTTAGCAAGCAATAATAGTCAGATTATTTTTCAGCAGTAA
- a CDS encoding EamA family transporter: MKVFLLLASLALTQVFGDILLSRGMKDFGLFDLSNPWILPHLIAYLLTNIWIILGISVLIISLSLYLTAISELDLSYVLPIHASSYVLNGVFAWLFLGESVSISRWLSTILIAFGVFFVGLSDSKTSQVKHPKTTKIGVQNFPAFLVPFSLATSQTWLAIFAISFSDSAGDVLLALGMKRIGKIGNLPLKSMVKLVIKIITNPFIIGGIFCQSLAFFCFIAVLSWADISFVRPATALTYVMSMLGAKFLLKETIQPSKLMGIVLIGLGVLSHR, from the coding sequence GTGAAAGTTTTTCTCCTACTAGCTTCTCTAGCATTAACCCAGGTCTTTGGTGATATATTACTAAGCCGAGGGATGAAGGATTTCGGACTTTTTGACTTGTCCAATCCTTGGATTTTACCTCATTTAATTGCTTATCTTTTAACCAATATTTGGATTATTCTAGGAATTAGTGTTTTAATTATTTCTCTGAGCCTCTATTTAACTGCCATTTCTGAGTTAGATCTCAGTTACGTCTTACCCATTCATGCCTCTAGTTATGTTCTAAATGGTGTATTTGCTTGGTTATTTTTGGGGGAAAGTGTCTCTATTTCGCGCTGGTTAAGTACCATATTGATTGCCTTTGGGGTGTTTTTTGTTGGATTAAGTGACAGTAAAACATCCCAAGTAAAACATCCCAAAACAACTAAAATAGGTGTTCAAAATTTCCCGGCATTTCTCGTTCCTTTTAGTTTAGCGACTTCTCAGACTTGGTTAGCTATTTTTGCCATTTCTTTTTCAGATTCTGCGGGCGATGTTCTTTTAGCATTAGGCATGAAACGCATTGGAAAAATTGGCAATTTACCGCTAAAATCAATGGTTAAATTAGTGATTAAAATTATTACTAATCCCTTTATTATTGGCGGTATTTTCTGTCAATCTCTAGCCTTTTTCTGCTTTATTGCTGTTTTGAGTTGGGCTGATATTAGCTTTGTTCGCCCTGCTACTGCTTTAACCTACGTCATGAGTATGTTAGGGGCTAAATTTCTGTTAAAAGAAACCATTCAACCGAGCAAATTAATGGGAATTGTTTTAATTGGATTAGGCGTTTTATCACATCGTTAG
- a CDS encoding peptidylprolyl isomerase yields the protein MITLHTNFGDIKLTLFSEQAPKTVENFLQYCRDGHYDNTIFHRVINGFMIQGGGFSPGMKQKATRAPIENEANNGLSNKTGTIAMARTSDPHSASAQFFINVKDNNFLDFTAKNPQGWGYCVFGEVTEGMDVVNQIKGVKTGNSGMHQDVPVEDVIIERVTIEVE from the coding sequence ATGATTACACTACATACCAATTTTGGTGACATCAAACTGACGTTATTTAGCGAGCAAGCTCCGAAAACCGTAGAGAATTTCCTGCAATACTGTCGGGATGGACACTACGATAACACAATTTTTCACCGCGTGATTAATGGGTTTATGATTCAAGGTGGCGGATTTTCGCCAGGAATGAAGCAAAAAGCCACCCGTGCTCCCATCGAAAACGAAGCCAATAACGGTCTGTCTAATAAAACTGGTACTATTGCCATGGCGCGTACCAGTGATCCCCATTCTGCGTCAGCACAATTCTTTATTAACGTAAAAGATAACAATTTTCTTGATTTTACTGCAAAAAACCCCCAAGGTTGGGGCTACTGCGTCTTTGGGGAAGTTACCGAAGGAATGGATGTCGTGAACCAAATTAAAGGGGTTAAAACAGGAAATTCTGGAATGCACCAAGATGTTCCTGTAGAAGATGTCATTATTGAGCGCGTAACCATCGAAGTCGAATAA
- a CDS encoding heme-binding protein, with protein sequence MKLQHLFLLVGVVAIAALAVGVYHASSAPLPEGFPSPTPPGQIEIKQYPGYRRATYRYQGELSQAANQSFYPLYQHISANEISMTAPVETRYPSSTLDENSRLNASGEAQVSFLYRNSQIYPDQVAENIEVEDIPPMTVVSVGLQGGYSYQSYQESLQRLKDWLTDHPQYQVIGQPRRFFYDGPYTPDGIKRSEIQIPIQF encoded by the coding sequence ATGAAACTACAGCATCTTTTCCTATTAGTGGGGGTAGTGGCGATCGCTGCTTTAGCTGTAGGGGTTTATCACGCCAGCAGTGCTCCCTTACCCGAAGGGTTCCCAAGTCCTACCCCCCCAGGTCAAATCGAAATCAAGCAATATCCGGGCTATCGTCGAGCTACCTATCGGTATCAAGGGGAATTATCCCAAGCGGCGAATCAGTCCTTTTATCCCCTGTATCAGCATATTAGTGCCAACGAGATCTCGATGACGGCTCCGGTAGAAACCCGCTACCCTAGCAGTACTTTAGACGAAAACAGCCGTCTAAATGCCTCAGGGGAAGCTCAAGTCTCTTTTCTTTACCGAAACTCCCAGATTTATCCCGATCAAGTCGCCGAGAATATTGAAGTAGAAGATATTCCTCCCATGACTGTTGTTAGTGTCGGACTCCAGGGGGGATATAGCTATCAAAGCTATCAGGAGAGTTTGCAACGCCTCAAAGATTGGTTAACAGACCATCCTCAGTATCAAGTCATTGGCCAACCTCGTCGTTTTTTCTATGATGGTCCCTATACCCCTGATGGGATTAAACGGAGTGAGATTCAGATTCCTATTCAATTTTGA